The Acidimicrobiales bacterium genome has a segment encoding these proteins:
- a CDS encoding Ppx/GppA phosphatase family protein — translation MTSPPSPNHPTVVAGPDEATGDADRDDPVDGRAHAAIDIGTNSVHLLVARSTADQRFEVLAQEKEVVRLGHGANDMRELSDAAIDRGIAALRRFGQLADIWAADITAVATSAVREADNHEVFIRRAREEAGIEVEIISGVEEARLIHIGVLHALPVFDQRLLVVDIGGGSTELVIGEQGRTIDARSLKLGAIRLTDRFFAGDETGPSQVAACRQYVRAFLGPAVHDLGVHGFDVAAGSSGTIETLATMAVARRGSDRPRSVSNIEFTTDELAGVIDLLVSVPTVDERAKLPGMDAKRADIIVAGAIVLEQVAAAMGVESLLVSNFALREGVLLDRLHQVRGSSLHHLSDLRRTSVLHVAALDPDREHSEHLTELALGLFDETRDLHGLDDHHRELLEAAGLLHNVGLFINHSAHHKHSYYVIRNSEQLLGFTDHEIELIALIARYHRKSAPKPKHPEWAGLDDADRPAVSVLAGLLRVAIGLDRSHSLVIRDVSADVDPDTGTLRIVAIPVDESDPSLEIYSANERAELLAGSLDLDVEVVLAGS, via the coding sequence GTGACCAGCCCACCCTCGCCCAACCACCCCACAGTCGTCGCCGGTCCGGACGAGGCGACCGGCGACGCCGACCGGGACGATCCCGTCGACGGTCGGGCCCACGCGGCCATCGACATCGGCACCAACTCGGTGCACCTGCTCGTCGCCCGCTCGACTGCCGATCAGCGGTTCGAGGTCCTGGCCCAGGAGAAGGAGGTCGTCCGACTCGGCCACGGCGCGAACGACATGCGCGAGCTGAGCGACGCCGCCATCGACCGCGGCATCGCCGCGCTCCGCCGGTTCGGTCAGCTGGCCGACATCTGGGCCGCCGACATCACCGCGGTTGCCACCAGCGCCGTGCGCGAGGCCGACAACCACGAGGTGTTCATCCGGCGAGCACGGGAGGAGGCCGGGATCGAGGTGGAGATCATCTCGGGTGTGGAAGAGGCGCGTCTCATCCACATCGGGGTGCTCCACGCCCTGCCCGTGTTCGATCAACGCCTGCTGGTGGTCGACATCGGCGGCGGGAGCACCGAGCTGGTGATCGGCGAGCAGGGCCGAACGATCGACGCCCGCAGTCTCAAGCTGGGGGCCATCCGTCTGACCGACCGCTTCTTCGCCGGCGACGAGACCGGGCCCAGCCAGGTGGCCGCCTGCCGCCAGTACGTGCGTGCGTTCCTCGGGCCCGCGGTCCACGACCTGGGAGTCCACGGCTTCGACGTGGCGGCGGGATCGTCGGGGACGATCGAGACGCTGGCGACCATGGCGGTCGCCCGGCGCGGGAGCGATCGCCCACGGTCGGTCAGCAACATCGAGTTCACCACCGACGAGCTGGCCGGGGTGATCGATCTGCTCGTGTCGGTGCCCACGGTGGACGAGCGGGCGAAGCTGCCGGGCATGGACGCCAAGCGGGCCGACATCATCGTCGCCGGCGCCATCGTCCTCGAACAGGTGGCCGCGGCGATGGGCGTCGAGTCGCTCCTCGTCTCGAACTTCGCCTTGCGTGAAGGGGTCCTGCTCGACCGGTTGCACCAGGTCAGGGGGAGCTCGCTGCACCACCTGTCCGATCTCCGACGCACCAGCGTCCTGCACGTGGCCGCGCTCGACCCCGACCGCGAGCACAGCGAGCACCTCACCGAGCTCGCCCTCGGCCTCTTCGACGAGACCCGCGACCTCCACGGTCTCGACGACCACCATCGCGAGCTGTTGGAGGCGGCAGGCCTGTTGCACAACGTCGGCCTGTTCATCAACCACTCGGCCCACCACAAGCACTCCTACTACGTGATCCGCAACAGCGAGCAGCTGCTGGGGTTCACCGACCACGAGATCGAGCTGATCGCGCTGATCGCCCGCTACCACCGCAAGAGCGCTCCCAAGCCCAAGCATCCCGAGTGGGCTGGCCTCGATGACGCCGACCGCCCTGCGGTGTCGGTGCTGGCGGGACTGCTGCGGGTGGCCATCGGGCTCGACCGGTCGCACTCGCTGGTGATCCGCGACGTCTCCGCCGATGTCGATCCCGACACCGGGACGCTGCGCATCGTCGCCATCCCGGTGGACGAGTCGGACCCGTCGCTCGAGATCTACTCCGCGAACGAGCGGGCCGAGCTGCTCGCCGGTTCCCTCGACCTCGACGTCGAGGTCGTCCTCGCCGGTTCCTGA
- a CDS encoding DUF983 domain-containing protein, with the protein MPPLTVSRVLLRAAKRRCPVCGGGGLFPRWFTMVEHCPTCGFRFDRVEGHWIGALGINTIVSFGALLLAVVVGVAATMPDPPAGPLIAITVTVAAVTPLVFFPWSRTSWSAIDLLMRPLEPDDEVDPRYWPAPAPRRRR; encoded by the coding sequence ATGCCCCCGCTGACCGTGTCGAGGGTGCTGTTGCGCGCCGCGAAGCGTCGGTGCCCGGTCTGTGGCGGCGGCGGCCTGTTTCCCCGGTGGTTCACCATGGTCGAGCACTGCCCCACCTGCGGGTTCCGCTTCGACCGGGTGGAGGGACACTGGATCGGGGCGCTGGGCATCAACACCATCGTAAGCTTCGGTGCGCTGCTGCTGGCGGTCGTGGTCGGCGTCGCGGCGACGATGCCCGACCCGCCGGCGGGTCCGCTCATCGCGATCACCGTCACCGTCGCCGCGGTCACGCCGCTGGTGTTCTTCCCCTGGTCCCGCACGTCGTGGAGCGCCATCGACCTGTTGATGCGCCCGCTCGAGCCCGACGATGAGGTCGATCCCCGATACTGGCCGGCCCCGGCCCCCCGTCGGCGGCGGTGA
- a CDS encoding pyridoxamine 5'-phosphate oxidase family protein encodes MMLIDNRTGLEVLDRDECFRLLGLNGVGRIAVVDGGHPVILPVNYVVDAERVLFRTAPGTKLDSAVRTQRVAFQIDNADPMYHTGWSVLVIGRCEEITDPARRAEIEQLPLRSWAQGAKDHIVAIAAEEVSGRRVVHVAERR; translated from the coding sequence ATGATGCTGATCGACAACCGCACCGGGCTCGAGGTCCTCGACCGCGACGAGTGCTTCCGATTGCTGGGGCTCAACGGGGTGGGCCGCATCGCGGTGGTCGACGGCGGCCATCCGGTGATCCTTCCCGTCAACTACGTGGTGGACGCTGAGCGGGTCCTCTTCCGAACCGCGCCGGGCACCAAGCTCGATTCCGCGGTGCGCACCCAGCGCGTGGCCTTCCAGATCGACAACGCCGACCCGATGTATCACACCGGGTGGAGCGTGCTGGTGATCGGCCGCTGCGAGGAGATCACCGATCCGGCGCGACGGGCCGAGATCGAACAGCTCCCGCTGCGCTCCTGGGCCCAGGGTGCCAAGGACCACATCGTGGCCATCGCCGCCGAGGAGGTGTCGGGGCGCCGGGTCGTGCACGTGGCGGAGCGCCGGTAG
- a CDS encoding MBL fold metallo-hydrolase — protein sequence MAVPFDRDFSVDYGRVDQVSPLIRRVVAENPGPFTFTGTGTYIVGHRNVAVIDPGPDQPAHIEALQRALDGESVTHILITHTHGDHSPAAAALRELTRAPTYGFGPHPEADRRRDTADGDPPQEERSDLDFVPDVVTTDGAIIEGDGWTIEALHTPGHISNHLCFALAEERALFTGDHVMGWSTSVIPSPDGDLGDYLTNLGRLLDRDDEIYWPTHGPPITEPKPFVRALIAHREERTRQILERLAAGDDHIDDIVAVLYADVDEKLHPAAARSVLAHLVHLVSTGRVEADGTPLTVDRRWRLREDAR from the coding sequence GTGGCTGTGCCCTTCGACCGGGACTTCTCCGTGGACTACGGGAGGGTCGACCAGGTGTCCCCCCTCATCCGTCGCGTCGTGGCCGAGAACCCCGGGCCCTTCACCTTCACCGGCACGGGCACCTACATCGTCGGTCACCGCAACGTGGCGGTGATCGACCCCGGCCCCGACCAACCCGCCCACATCGAGGCCCTCCAGCGGGCACTCGACGGCGAGTCGGTGACCCACATCCTCATCACCCACACCCACGGCGACCACTCCCCCGCCGCCGCGGCACTCAGGGAGCTCACCCGGGCCCCGACCTACGGGTTCGGCCCCCATCCCGAGGCCGACCGCCGGCGCGACACCGCCGACGGCGACCCCCCGCAGGAGGAGCGATCCGACCTCGATTTCGTGCCCGATGTCGTCACCACCGACGGAGCGATCATCGAGGGCGACGGCTGGACGATCGAAGCCCTGCACACGCCTGGGCACATCTCCAACCACCTGTGCTTCGCGCTCGCCGAGGAGCGGGCACTGTTCACCGGCGACCACGTGATGGGCTGGTCGACGTCGGTGATCCCCTCGCCCGACGGCGACCTCGGCGACTACCTGACCAACCTGGGTCGTCTGCTCGACCGCGACGACGAGATCTACTGGCCCACCCACGGTCCACCGATCACCGAGCCGAAGCCCTTCGTCCGCGCGCTGATCGCCCACCGCGAGGAGCGCACCCGCCAGATCCTCGAGCGCCTGGCCGCCGGCGACGACCACATCGACGACATCGTCGCCGTGCTCTACGCCGACGTCGACGAGAAGCTGCACCCCGCAGCCGCACGATCGGTGCTCGCTCACCTCGTCCACCTCGTCTCCACCGGTCGGGTCGAGGCCGACGGCACTCCCCTCACCGTCGACCGGCGCTGGAGGCTTCGCGAGGACGCCCGGTGA
- a CDS encoding AMP-binding protein, giving the protein MSKLKTLGALAKTGVLKPIRPDKVVRMGRAAKKFGSSPATPIAMAAQRYPKRTAIIDAEGTLTWGEVDRRTDRITRALRDDGIDADEVMGILCRNHRGFVEALTVAGKLGTDAVLLNTGFSGPQLGEVARREGVTVLVHDQSFADEVAASGLDDEIRRYRTWTGAGTDADGGDGAASFDALAETGVDTPVDAPASHSAVVILSSGTTGTPKGAKRSIDREKAKASMQANLAVLTRIPVRSGAATLISAPLFHTWGFTNLLVASMMAAPMVLRERFDPADAVETMAREQVRTFVAVPAMLQRILDLPEERLRGHDTSSLEVVALSGSALPGGLATRWMDVFGDNIYSLYGSTEVAAVAIADPGDLRVAPDTAGPPLPGIDVRLLDEDGDEVPHGETGRIFVRSGMLFDGYTSGGSKAVVDGYMSTGDLGHFDDDGRLYVDGREDDMIVSGGENVYPQEVEEVILEHETISDAVVFGVPDDEFGQRLVAVVVAASGADPTEADIKDWVRSNLARYKVPREVRFRDELPRNPTGKLLRRVLIDEEG; this is encoded by the coding sequence ATGAGCAAGCTGAAGACCCTAGGAGCGCTGGCCAAGACGGGCGTGCTCAAGCCGATCCGGCCCGACAAGGTCGTGAGGATGGGCAGGGCGGCCAAGAAGTTCGGCTCGTCGCCCGCCACGCCCATCGCCATGGCGGCCCAGCGCTATCCCAAGCGCACGGCGATCATCGACGCCGAGGGCACCCTCACCTGGGGCGAGGTCGACCGCCGCACCGATCGCATCACCCGTGCGTTGCGCGACGACGGCATCGACGCCGACGAGGTCATGGGCATTCTCTGCCGGAACCACCGCGGCTTCGTCGAGGCGCTCACCGTCGCCGGCAAGCTCGGCACCGACGCCGTGCTGCTCAACACCGGGTTCTCCGGCCCCCAGCTCGGCGAGGTCGCCCGCCGCGAGGGCGTCACCGTGCTGGTGCACGACCAGAGCTTCGCCGACGAGGTCGCGGCATCGGGCCTGGACGACGAGATCCGCCGCTACCGCACCTGGACTGGTGCCGGCACCGACGCGGACGGGGGCGACGGCGCCGCCTCGTTCGACGCGCTCGCCGAGACCGGCGTCGACACCCCGGTCGACGCCCCGGCCAGCCACAGCGCGGTGGTGATCCTCAGCTCGGGCACCACCGGCACCCCCAAGGGGGCCAAGCGCAGCATCGACCGCGAGAAGGCCAAGGCGTCGATGCAGGCCAACCTGGCGGTGCTGACCCGCATCCCGGTGCGCTCCGGCGCCGCCACCTTGATCTCGGCGCCGCTGTTTCACACCTGGGGGTTCACCAACCTGCTGGTCGCCTCGATGATGGCGGCCCCCATGGTCCTGCGCGAGCGGTTCGACCCGGCCGATGCCGTCGAGACGATGGCTCGCGAGCAGGTGCGCACCTTCGTGGCCGTGCCCGCCATGCTGCAGCGCATCCTCGACCTCCCCGAAGAGCGGCTGCGCGGCCACGACACGTCGAGCCTCGAGGTGGTGGCGCTGTCCGGTTCGGCCCTGCCCGGTGGCCTGGCCACGCGCTGGATGGACGTGTTCGGCGACAACATCTACAGCCTCTACGGGTCGACCGAGGTCGCGGCGGTGGCCATCGCCGATCCCGGCGACTTGCGAGTTGCCCCCGACACCGCCGGCCCACCGTTGCCGGGGATCGACGTCCGGCTGCTCGATGAGGACGGTGACGAGGTCCCCCATGGCGAGACCGGGCGCATCTTCGTGCGCAGCGGCATGCTCTTCGACGGCTACACCAGCGGTGGCTCCAAGGCGGTCGTCGACGGGTACATGAGCACCGGCGACCTCGGTCACTTCGACGACGACGGCCGCCTCTACGTCGACGGTCGCGAGGACGACATGATCGTCTCGGGTGGCGAGAACGTCTACCCCCAGGAGGTCGAGGAGGTCATCCTCGAGCACGAGACCATCAGCGATGCCGTCGTGTTCGGCGTTCCCGACGACGAGTTCGGGCAGCGCCTGGTGGCGGTGGTGGTCGCCGCGTCGGGCGCCGATCCCACCGAGGCCGACATCAAGGACTGGGTCCGGTCGAACCTGGCCCGCTACAAGGTGCCCCGCGAAGTGCGGTTCCGCGACGAGCTGCCCCGCAACCCCACCGGCAAGCTGCTGCGCCGGGTCCTGATCGATGAGGAGGGCTGA
- a CDS encoding LysM domain-containing protein, translating to MRLHPSNALHVRGSALRVVAALAALAAPTLLVGGLAGCGEFQPIEYTRASTTTIDPAEDPSDPAVVGDEPPEMRSARYTVEPGDSLSSIATELGVNIDVLMAVNNITDPNALEAGVILRVPGPNDTAPAPWQQEEQGTR from the coding sequence GTGAGGCTCCATCCTTCGAACGCGCTCCACGTCCGGGGCTCGGCCCTACGGGTCGTCGCCGCGCTGGCCGCGCTCGCGGCCCCGACGTTGCTCGTGGGAGGCCTGGCCGGATGCGGCGAGTTCCAGCCGATCGAGTACACCCGGGCCAGCACCACGACGATCGACCCCGCCGAGGATCCTTCGGACCCGGCCGTGGTCGGCGACGAGCCCCCGGAGATGCGCAGCGCCCGCTACACCGTCGAGCCCGGCGACAGCCTCAGCAGCATCGCGACCGAGCTCGGGGTCAACATCGACGTCCTCATGGCCGTCAACAACATCACCGACCCCAACGCGCTGGAGGCCGGGGTCATCCTCCGCGTGCCCGGTCCGAACGACACCGCTCCGGCACCCTGGCAACAGGAGGAGCAGGGCACCCGGTGA
- a CDS encoding AMP-binding protein: protein MAIGTAVGWLAERDPDRPAVTHEGRTVTRAELDRRTNRLARAYAELGVGQDDLVTVGLPNGIEFYEACIAAWKLGATPQPISARLPVREREAIVELADPPIVVGVEPGSHGERRCLPIGFEPSQNLDDGPLPERTAAAYKAPTSGGSTGRPKIIVSGQAGVVDPEATRPFGASLDGVQLVPGPLYHNAPFVFSMSGLFTGNHLVVMTRFDPALTLELVERHRVDWMLLVPTMMHRIWRLPDDEKLDRDVSSINGILHLGAPCPPWLKQAWIDWLGPDRIWELYAGTEAQGVTTISGQEWLDHPGSVGRIREDTMKICDPDGNELAPGEVGELWMKVPEDRPTYRYIGASARHRDGWESLGDMGSIDADGYLYLADRLSDMVLSGGSNIYPAEVEAALDEHPAVSSCAVIGLPDDEMGNVVHAVVHLHPGHEGISDDELAEFLAERLVRYKIPRSFERVDAPVRDDAGKVRRSALREERL, encoded by the coding sequence ATGGCGATCGGGACGGCCGTGGGCTGGCTCGCCGAACGCGATCCCGACCGACCGGCGGTCACCCACGAGGGCCGAACCGTCACCCGCGCCGAGCTCGACCGCCGCACCAACCGCCTGGCCCGCGCCTACGCCGAGCTGGGTGTCGGCCAGGACGACCTGGTCACCGTCGGGCTGCCCAACGGGATCGAGTTCTACGAGGCCTGCATCGCCGCGTGGAAGCTGGGCGCGACACCGCAGCCGATCTCGGCCCGGCTGCCGGTGCGCGAGCGCGAGGCGATCGTCGAGCTGGCCGACCCGCCGATCGTGGTCGGGGTCGAGCCCGGATCCCACGGCGAACGCAGATGCCTGCCCATCGGCTTCGAGCCGTCCCAGAACCTCGACGACGGTCCGCTTCCCGAACGCACCGCCGCGGCCTACAAGGCGCCCACCTCGGGTGGCAGTACCGGACGCCCCAAGATCATCGTGTCGGGCCAGGCGGGGGTGGTCGACCCCGAGGCGACTCGGCCCTTCGGCGCGTCGCTCGACGGGGTCCAGCTCGTGCCCGGCCCGCTCTATCACAACGCCCCGTTCGTGTTCTCCATGAGCGGGCTCTTCACCGGCAACCACCTGGTGGTGATGACCCGCTTCGACCCTGCGCTGACCCTCGAGCTGGTGGAGCGACACCGGGTCGACTGGATGTTGCTGGTGCCGACGATGATGCACCGGATCTGGCGGCTCCCCGACGACGAGAAGCTCGATCGTGACGTCTCGTCGATCAACGGCATCCTCCACCTGGGTGCACCGTGTCCGCCCTGGCTCAAGCAGGCCTGGATCGACTGGCTCGGGCCCGACCGGATCTGGGAGCTCTACGCCGGGACCGAGGCCCAGGGGGTCACCACCATCAGCGGCCAGGAGTGGCTCGACCATCCGGGATCGGTCGGCAGGATCCGCGAGGACACCATGAAGATCTGCGATCCCGACGGCAACGAGCTGGCGCCGGGCGAGGTGGGCGAGCTCTGGATGAAGGTGCCCGAGGACCGGCCCACCTACCGCTACATCGGCGCCTCCGCCCGCCATCGCGACGGGTGGGAGTCGCTCGGCGACATGGGCTCGATCGATGCCGACGGCTACCTCTACCTCGCCGACCGGTTGAGCGACATGGTCCTCTCCGGAGGGTCGAACATCTACCCCGCGGAGGTCGAAGCAGCCCTCGATGAGCACCCGGCGGTGTCATCGTGTGCGGTCATCGGGCTTCCCGACGACGAGATGGGCAACGTCGTGCACGCGGTCGTGCACCTGCATCCCGGCCACGAGGGGATCAGCGACGACGAGCTGGCGGAGTTCCTCGCCGAGCGACTCGTCCGCTACAAGATCCCCCGTTCGTTCGAGCGGGTGGACGCTCCGGTGCGCGACGATGCCGGGAAGGTCCGCCGGTCGGCGCTTCGCGAGGAGCGGCTGTGA
- a CDS encoding universal stress protein, giving the protein MIDQVIVPLDGSEHADRALRPAIEVARRLGASVSLLRAIHPDDVEVAKTELSERRDEHEPPGCELIIDTMNGPVGAIASAIDEHPDSLVCMTTHGRSGLTRALLGSVAEEALREVDVPFLLVGPGYVPGTGLGSCVIVPVDGSQRSQAVLPVAADWSTRLEVPLWVVTVVDPAKVEKVKVDGGDLQEDGYVHRLAASLPATGQERDWEVLHSADPAEGITEFVEARNGGLIVMATHGRSGLARVALGSVASRVVRDHQGLSLVVRPSGLDDG; this is encoded by the coding sequence ATGATCGACCAGGTGATCGTGCCGCTGGACGGTTCCGAGCACGCGGACCGTGCCCTGCGCCCCGCCATCGAGGTGGCGCGCCGGCTCGGCGCTTCGGTCTCGTTGTTGCGGGCCATCCACCCCGACGACGTCGAGGTCGCCAAGACCGAGCTGAGCGAGCGTCGCGACGAGCACGAACCCCCCGGGTGCGAGCTGATCATCGACACCATGAACGGTCCCGTCGGAGCGATCGCCAGCGCGATCGACGAACACCCCGACTCGCTGGTGTGCATGACCACCCACGGCCGCAGCGGCCTCACCCGGGCACTGCTCGGGTCGGTGGCCGAGGAAGCGCTGCGCGAGGTCGACGTCCCCTTCCTGCTGGTGGGCCCGGGGTACGTGCCCGGAACCGGGCTGGGGTCCTGCGTGATCGTCCCCGTCGACGGCAGCCAGCGGTCCCAAGCGGTCCTGCCCGTCGCCGCCGACTGGTCGACCCGCCTCGAGGTGCCGCTGTGGGTCGTGACCGTCGTCGATCCCGCCAAGGTCGAGAAGGTGAAGGTCGACGGCGGCGACCTCCAGGAGGACGGGTACGTGCACCGCCTGGCCGCCTCGCTGCCCGCCACCGGCCAGGAGCGCGACTGGGAGGTCCTCCACAGCGCCGACCCGGCCGAGGGGATCACCGAGTTCGTCGAGGCACGCAACGGCGGGCTGATCGTCATGGCCACCCACGGCCGTTCCGGGCTCGCCCGCGTCGCACTCGGCAGCGTGGCCAGCCGCGTCGTGCGCGACCACCAGGGCCTCAGCCTCGTCGTCCGTCCCTCAGGCCTCGACGACGGCTGA